Within Fusobacterium gonidiaformans ATCC 25563, the genomic segment ATAATTCTTTCGGATCGATTTCTTTATTATTTTCCAAAGGAGTTCCGGGAATTGGTGTTAAAATATTGATAGGTACAGAATGTACTTTTAATTCTCGTAAGTCAAAAGCCATATCTATTCTATCTTCTTCCGTTTCTCCCAAACCGAAAATTCCACCACTACATACTTGTAATCCTACCTCATGAGCATATTTTACCGTATTCACTCTATCGTCAAAAGTGTGGGAAGTACAAATCGTGGGATAAAATCTTCGAGAACTTTCTAAATTATGATGGTAAGTTTTTACTCCTGCATCTTTCAATTTTTGTAATGCCTCTTTGCTACAAATTCCATGAGAAGCACATAAATCCAAGTCTGTATTTTCTTTTAAATATCGATAAATCTCTTGTAATTTATCTAACTCTTCTTCTTTTCCTTGTAATCCTCTTCCACTGGTTACCAAAGAAAAACGATGAGCCCCTTCCACTTCTACTTCTTTTGCAGCTTCCAAGGCAACTTCCTTACTTACCAATGGATAAACATCAGCATTTGTTTTAAAATGAGCCGACTGAGCACAGTATCTACAATTTTCTGAGCAACGACCTGACTTCGCATTCAAAATCGTACATAGATTAAAAAAGTTTCCACAAAATTTCTCTCGAATCTCATTGGCTGCCTGTAATAATTCTTTTAACTCTTCTTCTTTCTCGATAGAAATACTTAGTAGTTTTGCAGCATCTTCTCTTGTTACTAAATATCCCTCTAATACTCTGTCCTTCAATTGATGTATAAATTCCTTCATTCTTTTTGTTTCCTCCTAAATTTTAATTTCCCTTTTCAAGCAAATATTTTTGAAATTTCCTTTATTTTTTCTTCTTCGTAATACTCCAAAGGAAAAATATCCGGATACTCTTCCAAACTCTTTGCTTGATATTTTTGAGTCATTTCTTCCAAACTTGAATTTCGTTCTATCTTCACTTGTAATTTTTCCAATCTTTCTTTCCAAATACCTTCAAAAGTTTCTTGTGTATAAGCAATGACATCATAATTCGCTTCTTTTAAAATATATGCTTTTGCAAATATCTCTAAATTTTTTTCCAATTTTATAAGAATTCTTTCTTTTACCACTTCTCCTATCCCAAAACTTTGTAAACCTTCTTGTGATAAAAGTTCTAATTCTCCATTTTCATCAATTCTTTGCACAATCCCTTGTACAAAAAGATTTCCTGCTCGAAGTCCTATCTTTTTTCCTTTTAAATAATTCATAGCATTGATCTCTTGTAAAATATCTTCCCATTGACCTGAAAAATATTCTTCTAAGAGTTTTTCACATTCAAGAACAATCTCACGAATCAAGGATTCTATTTCCGTTGTTTCTTGATACACTTCTTGCAAAGAAATTGCTATATTTTTAATTTCTAGAGGAATCGGATTATTTACATTCATTCCAATCCCAATAAAAAAATCATCTTCTCGTCTCTCCACCAGAATACCGGCTAATTTTTTATTACGTAAATAAATATCATTGGTCCATTTAAATTGATATTCCAGTTCTTTTCTATTTTTTAAAGCTCTAATCACAGCCAATCCTGCTAAAAGAGGTAATTTCATATATTTCTCATCTGTTTCCTGTTCTCTTTTTTTCACCAAAAAGGTAAAAAGAGCCATTCCTTCCGTAGAAATCCAAATATTTCCCCGGCGGCCTTTTCCTGCCCTTTGATTTTTCGCCATCACGACATCGAATTCTTGAAATGTTTCTCGATGTTCCTTCATATAATCATTTGTAGAATCTAAAACCTCAAATGGATATATTTTCATGTTTCTCCTCTCTGTTTTTAAACAGAAAGGGGGCGTTCACCCTTGTGAAGCAGCCCCCTTAAAATTTTTTACTTGCACTTATTTTTTTATTTCTGTATTTGCTTCAAACGCATAGACATGAAGTTGTGCTCCTGCCGGAACTTCTACTTCTGCTATATTATTTTTATGGAATGCGTACATGTTGATTTTCTTTACAGACGCCGGAATTTTTACAGAAGATAAAGAATTTTTATAGAAAGATGAAGTATCAATCAATTCTAATCCTTCCGGTAAATCAATTTCTTCTAATTCGTTTAATGCGAAAGCACTTGGTTCAATCTTCTTTACTTTATCTCCAAAAATTACTTTCTTTAATTTATTTCGATAAAAAGCAAATCCTTCGATTCCTACCAAAGCTGACGGCAATTTTACTTCTGTCAATTTACAAACTCCAAAAGCATCATATCCAATTGATTCTACTGTATCAGGAATTACAACAGAAGTCAAGCCTCTTCTATAAAAAGCATTGTCTCCAATTCTTTTAATTGCTACCCCTTCAGGAGTTGTTGCAGGAATAATCATATCAGTCAATCCTTGTGTTTTTACTTTGTCTTTTCCTTTTGCTGTCATTCCTTTTAATTCGTCGCCTTTAAAAATAAAATCATCATTTTCCCATACATTTTGACACATTTCTTCAACCCCCTTTATTACATTCTATTTAATTGTACGATTTCGTTGAAAGTTTCTAATTGTGTTTTTACTTGTCCAAAGTCTACCATTTGTTGGTCATATCCCATTTTAATCAAAGGAATCTTTGCAGCATCGAAAGCTTGTTTCAATGAAGGATATTCCATTTCTTCTGTATCGTTAAAGTTCATCATAAATAATAGACAACCATCTGCGTTGTTTTCTTTTGCTAAGTCCACAACATATTTTGGACGTTTCCAAATATCCGGATCGTATAAAATAGGGTCTTCGTCCATTCTAGCAAATTGATCTGCTAATGCTAGCATTGGATCTTCGATAGAAAGGTCAATATCCACTTTTAATCCTCTTGATTCGTGAGCTACGTCATCTGCAACTACACATACTTTATAAGCATCAAATACTTCTAATAATCCTGGGTTATCTGTAATAACTCCACTTGTTACCACTCGAACTCCATCCCATTTTTCTTCTGGTAATGCAGCTAATTTTTCATTTAATTTCTTTAACATTGCTGTATGTTCATCTTTCAACATAAAGTAAGAACTCTTCAATACATAACATCGATCTGAGGCCTTGATTGTTTGTGGATGGCTTGCAGCTAATTTAATGAATTTTCTTTTTTCAGCTCTATTTTCATTGTAAACTACAAAAGCTTTCTTTAAGTTTTCATCTGTCACAGTCACATCACAAATTTTTTCTAATTCTTCTTTTGCCTTGTTAAAAATTCTAGCATTGTATTGTTTTCCAAAAGCTTCTTTTCTATGTTGTCCATGGTTTAAGAAAATCATAGGAATTTTTCTTCCGGCACTTACTTTATAGTTTTGAGAAAAAGGTCTCAAAGTGTCATCTAAAGTAGTTACCATCGATGCTGATAATCCATCTAAAGTTCCATCTAATGCCATTTCTAAACATCGTAATGCCATAGAATAATAGAAAGTTGGGAAATATTCTTTCGCTCTTTCAATCGGTCCTTGACCTCCCCATACACCAAAAGGTACTACTCCGGCTGCATATACAATTTCTTCAGGAGCATAATATGGGAAAATTCCTACTGCCTTTTTCCCTTCAGCAAGATATTTATCCAATTGCTTTCTTGGGTTATTTGCATAGTATTTAAATTGTTCTAACAATTCTTTTATTTCTTCCATTTTAATCCTCCCTATTTCAATGTTGGTTTTGACCAATCAGTTTCTTTGGTATTTTCAAAGTTTGTATATACATCTTCACCTTTTGCCAATCTTTCTTGTTTTCTTTCTTCCATGATTTCTACTAGACCTTGCACTCTTGTCTTGTATTGTTCTGTCGAGAAGTTTCTTTCATCTGCTTGGTCTCCGTCAAAGTGAACGACTGGAATTCCTAAGTCTTCTTTCCATCTTCTTTCGATTTCCGGCATAGCTCCACTCCATGGTTTACAACTTCGGTTGTAGTTTACCAAAGCTCCACTGATACCATTTTGTTTTGCCATAGTTTCTCTCCATTCTACTCCTGTTTCAATACACACAGAACAAGGAGCTTTACAATAAGCAGCTGCCATTTCTCGAATATTGTTATATCTGAATCCAAATGCAGGGGCATATACAACAGCAGTTACGTTTACTCCATTGTCTTTTAATGGTTCGTATAAGTGTCGTAATCCTGGCCAACAAGGAATTCCTTCAAATAGAATTCTGTGTTCTTCCGGATATTCCCAAGTAGAAGTTCCTTCTGCGATAGATTGTTCAAATTCTTGAGCCAATAATTCAAAACCAATTGCTGCTTCTTCATCACATCTTGCTGCTACGATATCTGCCATATGGTTGAATAAATCAAATCCACTCAAAGGAGATGGTTTGTATGACATATAAGAACAAGATTTTAACCATGCAGCAGCAGTTCTATTTGCTCTTGCACAAGCATCTTCAAATTTCTTTTCATCAAATTTCTTTCCTGTTAATTCTTCTAATTGTTTAATTGCATAGTCGAATTGTCCAATTAAATAATCCACTTTTTCTTCCGGAGTATCTACTGTATTTGAGAATGGAATATCTACCATAATCAATGGAATATTATGAATTCTTGCAATATTTTCATACCATTTTGTCATCATATTACAAATGTTGTTACAACAAAGTACGAAATCCGGTTGAGGCATTCTTCTTGAATCGGTAGGTTCTCCTGCCGCATAAGCCAAACTAATTCTTGCATAACCACAAATATCATTATCATATCCCATGTCTTCTGCTGCTTGACATAGTCTTAATCCATCTTTCTTTGCTGCTGTTGATGCTGCGTGGTTTTCTGGATATACAACATTTAGATCAAATGCTTTCGCTAATTCAATCGGGAATTTAGAAGAACTCCATCCAACTAATTCTCCTCTTCTTTTTGCTTCCCAAGCTCCTGCATAAACTTTATCCACAACACCTCTTAAAACAGCGGCTGCAGGTTTATGACCTTCAATCGGTCTTGGTGTTTTGTTAGGTAATTTTTCTACTTTTCCAGCCATTTCAGTTTCCTCCTACTTCCTGATAAAAAAATTGATAGGATATTGCCCATTTTTTCATGGACAATATCCTTGTAATTGTTATTTTTCTGCTTGCAGACATTTTTGATATGCAAATAATGCTGCTCCAATTGCTCCATTTAATTGACAATATTCACTTGTATGAATTTTAAATCCGATGTTTTTCTCAAGTGCTCGAACCATTCCTTGATTCAAGGCAACCCCACCTGTCATTACAACTTGGTCTTTGATTCCTACTCTTTTCGCTAGGCTTCCGACACGACTTGCAATCGCAGTATGAATTCCCTTCACAATATCTTCAATTTTTGTTCCTCTTGCTAACTGAGAAATTACTTCAGATTCCGCAAACACAGTACAAGTAGAGCTAATTGCAACATCTACTTTTGATTGTTCATCTAATTTTTCTAAGTCATTCAAATCCACTTCTAAGACTTTTGCAATGACATCTAAAAATCTTCCTGTCCCAGCAGCACATTTATCATTCATGACAAAGTTTTCTAACATTCCATTGTCTCCAACTTTTAATGCCTTAGAATCTTGTCCTCCAATATCAATAATGGTTCTTACCTTTGGGAACAAGAAATACGCTCCCTTAGCATGACAAGATAACTCTGACATTTGTGCCGGAACTTCTTCTAGAGAATTTCGCCCATATCCTGTGGCAACTGCTCCATCCAATTGCTCAATGGAATGATATCCTATTTCTTCTAATGCCTGTTTGATGGCTCTTGCTGGTCCGCTTGTTCCAGTTCCTACAGAAATTACTGCTTTGGCAACAATCTCTTTTCCATCTTTTAATATGACACATTTAGAAGCAGTCGAACCAACATCGACTCCCATCGTAAACTTACTCATATACTTAAATCCTTTCTATTTACTATTCTTATCCAATACCAACCATCGCTTTGGCAATATTTAAGAATTTTGTAATGATGATCGCATTACTAATATTACTAATAAACCCTCCAATAACAGGTACTACGAAAAATGCTAACTTAGAGTATCGATATTTTCGACAAACCGTTTGCATTGTTGTCATAGATACTGGTACTGCTCCTAGTCCAAATCCAGAATGTCCTACTGCCATTACTGCTGCATCGTAATCTCTTCCTAGTAAATTGAATGTCAACAAGTAACAGAATATTACGATAAAAATAACTTGAGAAATTAACAATACAAATAGAGGTCCTCCTAAATCTGCTAATTGCCATAATTTCATAGTAATAATTGACATGGAAACAAACAATCCAAGAGAGTATTCTCCAACTGTATCAATTGCTTCGTATAAAACATCGTGATTTCCTTTTTTTTGATCATAGAATAATCGAATTAAAATTCCACCTAACATACAACTTACATGAATTGGAAAACTTACTCCAACTTTTTTTAATAATAAAGTAGCAATTTGCCCAATTCCTAATGCGATACACATTAAGAACATTGCATTTACAAGGCTAGCCTTATCCATGAAAACTGCAGAAGAAGTTTTAGTTCCTTCTTCCATATTTTCTACATCATCTTTTCCATCCAAAGCAGGATTTTCTAAACGATGTCTTTTAATAATAAAGTTTCCTAATGGTCCCCCTAAAA encodes:
- the bioB gene encoding biotin synthase BioB — protein: MKEFIHQLKDRVLEGYLVTREDAAKLLSISIEKEEELKELLQAANEIREKFCGNFFNLCTILNAKSGRCSENCRYCAQSAHFKTNADVYPLVSKEVALEAAKEVEVEGAHRFSLVTSGRGLQGKEEELDKLQEIYRYLKENTDLDLCASHGICSKEALQKLKDAGVKTYHHNLESSRRFYPTICTSHTFDDRVNTVKYAHEVGLQVCSGGIFGLGETEEDRIDMAFDLRELKVHSVPINILTPIPGTPLENNKEIDPKELLKDIAIYRFILPKVSIRYAGGRVKLGEYAKLGLEGGVNSALTGNFLTTTGNTIESDKKMIKELGYEY
- a CDS encoding 2-hydroxyacyl-CoA dehydratase subunit D, with the translated sequence MAGKVEKLPNKTPRPIEGHKPAAAVLRGVVDKVYAGAWEAKRRGELVGWSSSKFPIELAKAFDLNVVYPENHAASTAAKKDGLRLCQAAEDMGYDNDICGYARISLAYAAGEPTDSRRMPQPDFVLCCNNICNMMTKWYENIARIHNIPLIMVDIPFSNTVDTPEEKVDYLIGQFDYAIKQLEELTGKKFDEKKFEDACARANRTAAAWLKSCSYMSYKPSPLSGFDLFNHMADIVAARCDEEAAIGFELLAQEFEQSIAEGTSTWEYPEEHRILFEGIPCWPGLRHLYEPLKDNGVNVTAVVYAPAFGFRYNNIREMAAAYCKAPCSVCIETGVEWRETMAKQNGISGALVNYNRSCKPWSGAMPEIERRWKEDLGIPVVHFDGDQADERNFSTEQYKTRVQGLVEIMEERKQERLAKGEDVYTNFENTKETDWSKPTLK
- a CDS encoding biotin--[acetyl-CoA-carboxylase] ligase — protein: MKIYPFEVLDSTNDYMKEHRETFQEFDVVMAKNQRAGKGRRGNIWISTEGMALFTFLVKKREQETDEKYMKLPLLAGLAVIRALKNRKELEYQFKWTNDIYLRNKKLAGILVERREDDFFIGIGMNVNNPIPLEIKNIAISLQEVYQETTEIESLIREIVLECEKLLEEYFSGQWEDILQEINAMNYLKGKKIGLRAGNLFVQGIVQRIDENGELELLSQEGLQSFGIGEVVKERILIKLEKNLEIFAKAYILKEANYDVIAYTQETFEGIWKERLEKLQVKIERNSSLEEMTQKYQAKSLEEYPDIFPLEYYEEEKIKEISKIFA
- a CDS encoding 2-hydroxyacyl-CoA dehydratase subunit D, coding for MEEIKELLEQFKYYANNPRKQLDKYLAEGKKAVGIFPYYAPEEIVYAAGVVPFGVWGGQGPIERAKEYFPTFYYSMALRCLEMALDGTLDGLSASMVTTLDDTLRPFSQNYKVSAGRKIPMIFLNHGQHRKEAFGKQYNARIFNKAKEELEKICDVTVTDENLKKAFVVYNENRAEKRKFIKLAASHPQTIKASDRCYVLKSSYFMLKDEHTAMLKKLNEKLAALPEEKWDGVRVVTSGVITDNPGLLEVFDAYKVCVVADDVAHESRGLKVDIDLSIEDPMLALADQFARMDEDPILYDPDIWKRPKYVVDLAKENNADGCLLFMMNFNDTEEMEYPSLKQAFDAAKIPLIKMGYDQQMVDFGQVKTQLETFNEIVQLNRM
- a CDS encoding acyl-CoA dehydratase activase, translated to MSKFTMGVDVGSTASKCVILKDGKEIVAKAVISVGTGTSGPARAIKQALEEIGYHSIEQLDGAVATGYGRNSLEEVPAQMSELSCHAKGAYFLFPKVRTIIDIGGQDSKALKVGDNGMLENFVMNDKCAAGTGRFLDVIAKVLEVDLNDLEKLDEQSKVDVAISSTCTVFAESEVISQLARGTKIEDIVKGIHTAIASRVGSLAKRVGIKDQVVMTGGVALNQGMVRALEKNIGFKIHTSEYCQLNGAIGAALFAYQKCLQAEK
- the gltS gene encoding sodium/glutamate symporter, encoding MERIVLELGMFETLALAVLAIYFGEFLRKQFPVLKRYCLPAAVVGGTVFALISMLLYSTNICELSFDFKAVNSLFYCIFFAASGAAASLSLLKKGGKLVIIFAILAAVLAAGQNALALFVGKLMNVNPLISMMTGSIPMTGGHGNAAAFAPIAVEAGASAAMEVAIASATFGLISGCILGGPLGNFIIKRHRLENPALDGKDDVENMEEGTKTSSAVFMDKASLVNAMFLMCIALGIGQIATLLLKKVGVSFPIHVSCMLGGILIRLFYDQKKGNHDVLYEAIDTVGEYSLGLFVSMSIITMKLWQLADLGGPLFVLLISQVIFIVIFCYLLTFNLLGRDYDAAVMAVGHSGFGLGAVPVSMTTMQTVCRKYRYSKLAFFVVPVIGGFISNISNAIIITKFLNIAKAMVGIG
- a CDS encoding leucine-rich repeat domain-containing protein, whose translation is MCQNVWENDDFIFKGDELKGMTAKGKDKVKTQGLTDMIIPATTPEGVAIKRIGDNAFYRRGLTSVVIPDTVESIGYDAFGVCKLTEVKLPSALVGIEGFAFYRNKLKKVIFGDKVKKIEPSAFALNELEEIDLPEGLELIDTSSFYKNSLSSVKIPASVKKINMYAFHKNNIAEVEVPAGAQLHVYAFEANTEIKK